Proteins from a single region of Bombus huntii isolate Logan2020A chromosome 2, iyBomHunt1.1, whole genome shotgun sequence:
- the LOC126874749 gene encoding otoferlin-like isoform X4: MALVVIVKNFQGLKFKGDKVVKVEFRGVPHYSKCLEESGDHITVDESFTWNLGRPVDEVEVLQLSVVSRGVLKNEKVLAKYGLVLQTVIREGRIIVTDSLVDLNNKPLPAVVCFEIRYNPPDGSCSSYAASEIMEDEQQMLIDIEQNIANLERSLEQANSGSDAAKKKGSWHSPQKSSKRGFLQRGSSLLTADKSPDRKSRSSTLKSMRSLIKLGKQRPPRARSCDSGSDTSELLDRRDSSCTTSNEPSRTNSMTSLETNVSDYDSQGGTNTVKTQEAIVKPTKKSKPKTVDTGQTALKAQDYQVCVTIIEARQLAGLNMDPVVCVQIGDQRKYTSVKESTNCPYYNEYFVFDFHMPPVMLFDKIITLSVQQSRNLLRANLTLGIFKLDIATVWAQPDHQFYHKWALLTDPDDVAGGPKGYLKCDISVIGKGDTVKIPPKSEKDEDDIEGNLLLPDGVPIERQRAKFIVKVYRADGLPKMNSSIMANVKKAFTGEIKDLVDPYVQVSFAGLTGKTSVKRHSYAPVWNEQIVFTEMFPPLCQRIKIQLCDNDPVHATVIGTHFVDLKKISNDGEKGFLPTFGPAFIHFYGSIRDYSIIDKHSTLNAGLGEGISYRARLLIGIRTEISDNVEMAPSEVEVEPTIPINESVYARNEEFFLFATIMDATMVDKKLGDKPMYFELSIGNAGNALDGHNESSKICEMGPKSGTSSDQEELQEVLSGSWQSTTPACKPMTHDKMYYFLPYWDDKPCLHVRSIWPDYRRRMYNSNIISKISDKLEEGLSEAQSHADDCTGEKILKSALDELSSNCNRYVSISKSSITGPGVGKTKLDKERTKLCQRELESIGIMSRNLKAVITKSSFKERLKTAQSYLQKLKFLVEDPQDSLPDVFIWVISSGRRVAYHRILGRDLIYSIVDEECGRYCGKVQTMFLKLPGKKRFGPSGWAIQTKLQIYMWLGILKHKKYFIQGLPKGYELSHELRNVDRPRALPPTVIHYVEKHKFQLRAHMYQARSLIGSDASGLSDPFARVICGEFSNSTQVIDETLSPTWDELLLFDDILIYGTDEEIKKDPPSIVVELFDQDKVGKSEYIGRAVARPHVKLASESYTPPKFPPSLEWYDVTRGAARAGELLAVFELLEYSQTKDYSFPTLPDPKEIPSQTPVAVQDRGPILPVPVGIRPTLSKYRIEVLFWGLRDLKRIHLMTVDKPRVDVECAGHILYSSVITNAKKNPNFNTPVKFLELELPEQELYRPPLTIRAVDCRSFGRYTLVGTHTINSIHKYMYHPQTKKAKDVEERKKNLYQLQQYTGFDTSKIKMQYPSLPESLTDLEFGIGDAIITLGLEQGWPTKKDKTEQNIKKKQSLINDGSMGDFYTLENEDGCQDWWTKYFASVEAMIEENKELRREKPMFQTQANGTVPAYMEENYNQNQANPSNEKSPGVAAKRLFGLKSTANAARFVSKLSPKHTYRNFPKTALLKIYPNELEAQPEFEQFKEWLHTFELYRGKKTGDEPEDESRIVGSFKGALKVYKWPLPRDLIDHTVMGFDPQYGFFQGVPSNEPIHVLVRVYIVKANDLHPCDLNGKADPYVVLQLGGKRISDKENYVSKQLNPVFGKCFEIEATFPQDSLLTVQVLDWDLVGTDDMIGETKIDLENRFYSRHRATCGLAKKYDESGYNKWRDAMKPTQILSKLCKEGKIDGPAYSHGKVTIGRKTFSLSDEEMECYVHTKGIEEHLALAVLHQWHAFPRIGCALVPEHVETRPLYNPEKPGIEQGKLEMWVDMFPMDMPSPGPSIDISPRKPKSYELRIIVWNTDDVILEDDAFFTGEKMSDIYVKGWLKGPEDCQSTDIHYRSLTGEGNFNWRFIFPFDYLVAEEKIVINRKESLFSWDETECKIPARLELQVWDADHFSADDFLGAITLDLNRFPRGAKNSKLCTLSMLKTDGSVPTVNIFKQKRIKGWWPFYVKKENEDMELTGKVEAEIHLLTKEEAEKNPAGFGRNEPDPLDKPKPDASFMWFLNPLKSVKYIVWHNYKWAILKAIVAIALIIVVLLFFYSIPGYSVKKLLGA; encoded by the exons ATGGCGCTCGTCGTTATCGTCAAGAATTTTCAAGGACTGAAATTCAAAGGAGACAAGGTTGTCAAGGTCGAGTTCCGGG GTGTCCCTCATTACTCAAAATGCCTCGAAGAAAGCGGAGACCATATTACGGTAGATGAG AGCTTCACTTGGAACTTGGGAAGACCGGTGGATGAAGTAGAAGTACTGCAATTGTCAGTGGTATCGCGGGGcgttttgaaaaatgaaaaagtgcTTGCGAAATACGGTTTGGTTTTGCAGACGGTGATACGAGAAGGTCGAATCATTGTCACGGATTCCTTGGTAGACCTCAATAACAAGCCGCTTCCG GCTGTCGTCTGCTTTGAAATTCGATACAACCCTCCTGACGGAAGTTGCAGCTCGTACGCGGCCTCGGAAATAATGGAGGATGAACAACAAATGTTGATCGACATCGAGCAAAACATCGCGAACCTTGAAAGAAGCCTCGAGCAAGCTAACAGTGGCAGCGATGCCGCCAAAAAAAAGGGTTCTTGGCATAGTCCTCAAAAAAGTTCGAAACGGGGGTTTCTACAAAGGGGTAGTTCGCTGCTAACGGCTGACAAGTCACCGGATCGCAAGAG CAGGAGTTCGACGTTGAAAAGCATGAGATCTCTTATAAAGTTGGGCAAGCAAAGACCACCCAGAGCTCGATCCTGCGACAGCGGCTCGGATACCAGCGAATTACTCGATAGAAGGGATTCGAGTTGCACCACATCCAACGAACCTTCGAGAACGAACTCGATGACTTCTTTGGAAACGAACGTGTCCGATTATGACAGCCAGGGTGGAACGAATACGGTGAAAACTCAGGAGGCGATCGTGAAACCAACGAAGAAATCAAAGCCAAAG ACCGTCGACACTGGACAAACCGCGTTAAAGGCACAGGACTATCAAGTTTGCGTCACCATCATCGAAGCGAGACAGTTGGCCGGTCTGAACATGGATCCGGTCGTTTGCGTACAAATCGGAGACCAACGAAAATACACCAGCGTCAAAGAATCTACGAATTGTCCGTATTACAACGag TATTTTGTCTTCGATTTCCACATGCCTCCTGTCAtgctgttcgataaaattatcaCGCTATCG GTGCAGCAATCGCGGAATCTCTTACGCGCTAATCTAACACTGGGCATCTTTAAGTTAGACATCGCGACTGTATGGGCACAACCAG ATCATCAATTTTACCATAAATGGGCATTGTTGACGGATCCGGACGACGTGGCTGGTGGCCCCAAGGGTTACTTGAAGTGCGACATAAGCGTGATCGGGAAAGGCGACACCGTGAAAATTCCTCCAAAAAGCGAGAAGGACGAGGACGATATCGAGGGCAATCTTTTGCTACCGGACGGTGTGCCTATCGAGAGACAAAGAGCCAAGTTCATCGTGAAGGTGTACAGAGCGGACGGGCTACCGAAGATGAACAGCAGCATCATGGCGAACGTGAAGAAGGCGTTTACCGGTGAAATCAAGGATCTCGTCGATCCGTACGTTCAAGTGTCCTTCGCCGGACTAACC GGTAAGACGAGCGTTAAAAGGCACAGTTACGCGCCAGTTTGGAACGAACAGATCGTCTTCACGGAAATGTTTCCACCTCTCTGTCAAAGGATTAAAATTCAGCTATGCGACAACGACCCGGTTCACGCGACCGTCATCGGCACGCATTTCGTCGACTTGAAGAAGATCAGCAACGACGGTGAAAAGGGATTTCTACCAACTTTTGGACCAGCTTTTATCCATTTTTACGGAAGCATCAGGGATTACAGTATCATAGATAAGCATTCCACGTTGAACGCTGGATTGGGTGAAGGAATCTCTTACAGAGCAAG ATTATTAATAGGCATTAGGACAGAGATAAGCGATAACGTGGAAATGGCTCCATCGGAGGTGGAAGTCGAACCCACGATACCCATCAACGAATCCGTTTATGCCAGGAACgaagaattttttcttttcgccaCCATAATGGACGCCACGATGGTCGACAAGAAACTCGGCGACAAACCAATGTATTTCGAATTATCGATAGGGAATGCGGGAAACGCTTTAGACGGTCACAACGAAAGCTCCAAG ATATGCGAAATGGGACCAAAAAGTGGAACGAGTAGCGATCAAGAGGAGCTGCAGGAAGTGTTGAGCGGATCTTGGCAGAGTACCACTCCAGCCTGTAAACCGATGACGCACgataaaatgtattattttttgcCGTACTGGGATGACAAACCTTGCCTTCACGTTAGGAGCATCTGGCCCGACTATAGGCGTAGAATGTACAATAGCAATATAATCAGCAAAATTTCCGATAAGCTG GAGGAGGGATTGTCGGAGGCTCAGTCGCACGCTGACGATTGTACAGGCGAGAAAATCTTAAAGTCTGCGTTAGACGAATTAAGCAGCAACTGTAATCGATACGTCAGCATCAGTAAATCGAGTATCACCGGGCCGGGAGTTGGGAAGACGAAACTCGATAAAGAGAGAACGAAACTTTGTCAAAGAGAATTAGAAAGTATTGGAATTATGTCGCGCAATCTTAAAGCCGTGATCACTAAGAGTAGTTTTAAGGAAAGACTGAAGACTGCACAGAGCTATTtgcagaaattaaaatttctcgtCGAGGAC CCTCAAGATTCTCTACCGGATGTTTTTATTTGGGTAATTAGTTCCGGACGTCGAGTCGCGTATCACAGAATACTCGGAAGAGATTTGATATATTCGATCGTCGATGAAGAATGTGGCAGATACTGCGGCAAAGTTCAAACCATGTTTCTCAAG cTTCCAGGGAAAAAACGATTCGGACCTTCGGGTTGGGCGATACAAACGAAATTACAAATCTACATGTGGCTGGGTATCTTGAAGCATAAAAAGTACTTTATCCAAGGTCTGCCAAAAGGTTACGAACTCAGTCACGAGTTGAGAAACGTGGACAGGCCGCGCGCTTTACCACCCACCGTTATTCATTACGTCGAAAAACAC AAGTTCCAGTTAAGAGCACACATGTATCAAGCCCGGTCTCTGATCGGCAGCGATGCGTCGGGTCTTTCCGATCCCTTCGCCAGAGTAATTTGCGGCGAATTTTCCAACTCTACTCAAGTGATCGACGAAACTTTAAGTCCTACGTGGGACGAACTCCTTCTTTTCGACGACATACTGATTTACGGAACCGACGAAGAAATTAAGAAGGATCCACCGTCGATCGTCGTCGAACTCTTCGATCAAGACAAAGTG GGGAAATCGGAATACATAGGTCGAGCGGTCGCGCGACCTCACGTGAAACTCGCCTCGGAATCTTACACGCCACCCAAATTCCCACCTTCGTTAGAATGGTACGACGTAACGAGAGGCGCTGCAAGAGCGGGCGAACTTCTCGCCGTTTTCGAGCTACTCGAATATTCGCAGACGAAAGATTACAGCTTTCCCACTTTACCAGACCCGAAGGAAATACCGAGTCAAACTCCCGTCGCAGTTCAGGATCGGGGACCGATTCTTCCGGTTCCCGTTGGAATTCGACCGACTCTCTCCAAGTACCG AATCGAGGTACTGTTTTGGGGTCTAAGGGATTTGAAGAGGATCCATCTAATGACTGTGGACAAGCCTCGAGTAGACGTCGAATGCGCCGGTCATATTCTTTACTCTTCGGTTATCACAAACGCAAAGAAAAATCCGAATTTCAATACACCGGTGAAATTTTTGGAGTTGGAGTTGCCCGAACAGGAGCTCTATCGGCCACCTTTGACCATCAGGGCTGTAGATTGCAGAAGTTTCGGTCGTTACACTCTCGTTGGAACGCACACGATAAATTCGATCCATAAGTATATGTACCATCCGCAAACGAAGAAAGCGAAGGAtgtggaagaaagaaagaagaatctGTATCAATTACAGCAATACACAG GTTTCGATACATCGAAGATTAAAATGCAATACCCGTCTTTGCCAGAGTCTTTGACCGATCTCGAGTTTGGTATCGGAGATGCGATTATTACTCTAGGTTTGGAACAAGGTTGGCCAACGAAGAAGGACAAAACGGAacagaatattaaaaaaaagcaAAGTCTGATCAACGACGGAAGCATGG GCGATTTCTACACGTTGGAGAACGAAGATGGTTGTCAAGATTGGTGGACCAAATACTTCGCTTCCGTCGAAGCCATGATAGAAGAAAACAAGGAACTGCGTAGAGAGAAACCAATGTTTCAAACGCAAGCAAACGGTACCGTTCCGGCGTACATGGAGGAAAATTACAATCAAAATCAAGCGAATCCGTCGAACGAGAAGAGTCCTGGCGTTGCGGCGAAAAGATTGTTTGGCCTAAAGTCGACGGCGAACGCAGCTAGGTTTGTCTCGAAACTGAGCCCTAAGCACACCTATCGGAATTTCCCGAAAACGGCGCTGTTGAAAATTTATCCGAACGAATTGGAAGCTCAGCCAGAATTTGAACAGTTCAAGGAATGGCTGCACACGTTCGAACTTTACAGAGGAAAGAAAACGGGGGACGAGCCCGAAGACGAATCCAGAATAGTGGGAAGCTTTAAAGGGGCCTTAAAAGTTTACAAGTGGCCTCTCCCTAGGGATTTGATAGATCATACGGTGATGGGATTCGACCCGCAATATGGCTTTTTTCAAGGTGTACCTTCCAACGAACCGATTCACGTATTGGTACGTGTTTATATCGTCAAGGCGAACGATCTTCATCCTTGCGATCTAAACGGAAAAGCAGATCCTTACGTCGTTTTGCAACTAGGCGGTAAAAGAATCAGTGACAAAGAGAATTACGTGTCGAAACAACTGAATCCCGTATTCGGCAA GTGTTTCGAAATAGAAGCAACCTTCCCGCAAGATTCGTTGTTGACCGTTCAAGTGTTGGATTGGGACTTGGTCGGCACGGACGATATGATCGGTGAAACAAAGATCGATCTGGAAAATCGATTTTATAGCCGGCATCGTGCTACTTGCGGTCTAGCCAAAAAATACGACGA ATCCGGTTACAACAAATGGAGAGACGCGATGAAACCGACGCAGATCTTGTCGAAGCTTTGCAAAGAGGGAAAGATCGACGGACCGGCGTATTCCCACGGAAAAGTAACGATAGGAAGAAAAACGTTTTCTTTGTCGGACGAGGAAATGGAATGTTACGTTCATACGAAAG GCATAGAAGAACATCTTGCACTGGCAGTTCTTCATCAATGGCATGCTTTTCCAAGAATCGGTTGCGCTCTGGTCCCCGAGCATGTGGAAACACGTCCACTTTACAATCCTGAAAAACCCGGGATCGAGCAAGGAAAGTTGGAAATGTGGGTTGACATGTTTCCTATGGACATGCCTTCGCCAGGACCGTCGATCGATATTTCACCGAGGAAACCCAAAAGTTACGAGCTTCGGATCATCGTATGGAACACCGACGACGTTATACTGGAAGACGATGCGTTCTTTACTGGCGAAAAGATGAGCGATATTTACGTGAAAGG ATGGCTGAAAGGCCCCGAAGATTGCCAATCTACGGACATTCATTATAGATCGTTAACAGGAGAAGGGAATTTCAATTGGCGTTTTATATTTCCATTCGATTATCTCGTAGCAGAAGAGAAGATCGTTATCAATCGGAAAGAAAGTCTATTTAGCTGGGACGAAACTGAATGCAAGATTCCTGCTCGTTTGGAATTacaa GTCTGGGATGCAGATCACTTTTCAGCTGACGATTTTCTGGGTGCTATTACTCTCGATTTAAATCGATTTCCACGCGGTGCAAAGAATAGCAAGCTTTGTACGTTAAGTATGCTAAAGACCGATGGATCTGTGCCAACcgtaaatattttcaaacagAAACGAATAAAAGGTTGGTGGCCTTTCTACgtcaaaaaagaaaacgaggaTATGGAATTAACG GGTAAAGTAGAAGCTGAAATTCATTTGTTAACCAAAGAAGAGGCTGAGAAAAATCCTGCAGGATTTGGAAGGAACGAACCTGATCCGCTTGACAAACCCAA GCCCGATGCATCTTTCATGTGGTTTTTGAATCCTTTGAAATCtgttaaatatatagtatGGCACAACTACAAATGGGCAATTCTGAAAGCTATAGTAGCAATTGCATTAATAATAGTCGTATTATTGTTCTTTTACTCGATACCTGGTTATTCCGTTAAAAAGTTATTGGGAGCTTAA